The nucleotide window TTGGTTTCGCCGGCATACACCAGGCCCCCGCATTCATCCCCCTCGTCGTTAAAGAAGATCAGGCCCGCTTGCCGCTCCCGCTTCGGATAATCTTTGCCATTCATGCGTCCCGGGTGCTGCCGCTCTTTGTTGCTGATTACCAGCTTCAAGCTGCCGTTTTCGCCCACCACATTGATTCGTTTGACGGTAAGCTCCTCCAGGGTCTGACTTGGGCCTTTACCCTGAAAAGAAGACAGCAGTAAAAAGCCGAAGGCCAGGGTGCTGACCAGGCAATAAGCGGTTAGAAAATTCACCTTCTGTTCCAGGCTTGCTTTCATAATGGGAGGGTTAGGATGGATGATCAGGCGGTAAAATAGCAAGCCGGTATAAAAAAACCGCCCCGGCTGCGCCTGAAGTCAGGGCAGCCGGGGCGGCTTAGGGGTAGCAGCGCTGCCGTTACTTCTGCAGCAGCTTGAGCAGCTCTTCGGCAGCCGGCTCGGAAGAGGCCGGGTTCTGGCCCGTTATCAGGTGGCCTTCCGTGACGACGTAGGGGTGCCAATCGGCAGCTTTGGAGTAGTTGGCCCCGGCCTGCACCAGCATGTCTTCCACCAGGAAAGGCACGATGTCGGTGAGCTGCACGGCGGCTTCCTCGGTGTTGGTAAAGCCCGCTACCTGCTTGCCTTTCACCAGGAGCTTCCCGTTGGCGGCTTTCACGTGGCGGAGCACACCGGGCGCGTGGCACACGGCCGCTACGGGCTTGCCGGCGGCGTAAAAGCTCTCAATCAGTTCGATAGACTTCTTGTCCTCGGCCAAATCCCAGAGCGGACCGTGGCCCCCGGGTAGAATACAGCGTCGTAGTCGGCGGCCGAAACCGTGCTGAGCTGCACCGTATTGGCCAGAACCTGCTGGGCAGCGGGGTCATTTTTGAAGCGCTTGGTGGCTTCGGTCTGGGCGCTGGGGTCGTCGCTCTTGGGGTCCAGCGGTGGCTGGCCGCCGGCCGGTGAAGCCAGGGTCAGGGTGGCGCCGGCGTCTTTGAAAACGTAGTAGGGCGCGGCAAACTCTTCCAGCCAGAAGCCGGTTTTGTGGCCCGTGTTTCCCAGCTGGTCGTGGGAAGTCAATACCATCAGAATGTTCATGGTGCGTTTGTTACAGAGTGGAAAAGATGGGGCGCAGCGTTACAGCAGCAGCCGGTAGAAGGTGGTTTTGCGCTCGGCCAGCAGCGGCACAATCTGGCCCAGCACGATGCGCTTGAAGTCGGCCGTTTCGCGGTGCGCTAGCTGAGCCTCCTGGTTGACGTACTGCTCGTAGATGAAGAAGCGCGCCGGCTCCTCGGCCGACTGGTGGGCCGTGTACACCAGGTTGCCGGGCTCGTTGGCTCGCACGGCCTGGGCGGCTTCCCGCAACAGGCGGCCTACCGTTTCTTCGTGGCCGGGCTGCACCAGCCACTCTGCCGCTACGCAATAGATATCTGCTGAATTCGTCATGAAATGAGGTTTTGAAGGGGTAAGCTGGGTTTCGGAGTGTACAACCGCCGGGCTACCCCGCAGTTCGTTCGTCACCTTAATTGGAGCAGGGCTAGGCTGTTTTTACAATGGCTTTACCGGTGTTTTCGCCTTTGAATAGGCCCAGAAAAGCCGCCGGAATCTGGTCGAAGCCCTCGGTAATGGTTTCCTCAAACTGCAGCTTGCCCTGGCTGTACCATTCTGTGAGCTTCTGCATGCCTTCGGGCCAGCGGTTGTAGTAGTTGCCCACGATAAAGCCCTGCAACTTGGCGCTGGTCTTTAGCAGCTTGCCCTCGGGGCGCGGGCCCACGGGTGTTTCCGTGTCATTGTAGCTGGCAATCTGGCCGCAGAGGGCAATGCGGGCGTATTTGTTGAGCAAGTCGTAGACGGCGTCGGTAATGGGGCCGCCCACGTTGTCGAAGTAGCAGTCGACGCCATCCGGGGCTGCCGCGGCCAGGGCCTGGGCAATATCAGGTGTGGTTTTGTAGTTGATGGCCTCGTCGAAGCCCAACTGCCGCAGGTAGGCTACTTTCTCGTCGGAGCCGGCCGTGCCAATCACCCGGGCGCCCTGAATCTTGGCCAGCTGGCCTACGATCATGCCCACGGCCCCGGCCGCACCCGATACTACCACGGTTTCGCCAGCCTTGGGCTGGCAGATGTCGAGCAGGCCAAAGTAAGCCGTCAGCCCAGGCATACCCAGCAGGCCCAGAAAGTAGCTGACCGGCGCCTGGTCGGTAGGTACCCGGTTCAGGCCCTTGCCATCGGAGAGACTATATTCCTGCCAGGGCAAGTTGCCTACCACTACGCTGCCCACGGGCAGGGCGTCGTTCTGACTTTCAATAACTTCAGCTACGGCGCCGCCCGCAATTGGCTCACCCACCTCGAAGGGCGCAATGTAGGACTTACCCTCGTTCATGCGGCCCCGCATGTAAGGGTCGACGGACACGTAGCGGGTTTTGAGCAGCACCTGGCCGGCAGTGGGAGCGGGCAGCTCCCGAGTTTCAAACTGGAACTGGGCGGCCGTGGGCAGGCCCTGGGGCGGCTGGCCAGCAAAATGGTTTGGGTCTTCATAGCAGCAGAGTGGAGCGGATAGAAACAATAAACTGTCATCCGGAGC belongs to Hymenobacter cellulosilyticus and includes:
- a CDS encoding type 1 glutamine amidotransferase domain-containing protein, with the protein product MAEDKKSIELIESFYAAGKPVAAVCHAPGVLRHVKAANGKLLVKGKQVAGFTNTEEAAVQLTDIVPFLVEDMLVQAGANYSKAADWHPYVVTEGHLITGQNPASSEPAAEELLKLLQK
- a CDS encoding putative quinol monooxygenase, whose protein sequence is MTNSADIYCVAAEWLVQPGHEETVGRLLREAAQAVRANEPGNLVYTAHQSAEEPARFFIYEQYVNQEAQLAHRETADFKRIVLGQIVPLLAERKTTFYRLLL
- a CDS encoding NADP-dependent oxidoreductase, yielding MFLSAPLCCYEDPNHFAGQPPQGLPTAAQFQFETRELPAPTAGQVLLKTRYVSVDPYMRGRMNEGKSYIAPFEVGEPIAGGAVAEVIESQNDALPVGSVVVGNLPWQEYSLSDGKGLNRVPTDQAPVSYFLGLLGMPGLTAYFGLLDICQPKAGETVVVSGAAGAVGMIVGQLAKIQGARVIGTAGSDEKVAYLRQLGFDEAINYKTTPDIAQALAAAAPDGVDCYFDNVGGPITDAVYDLLNKYARIALCGQIASYNDTETPVGPRPEGKLLKTSAKLQGFIVGNYYNRWPEGMQKLTEWYSQGKLQFEETITEGFDQIPAAFLGLFKGENTGKAIVKTA